One region of Glycine max cultivar Williams 82 chromosome 9, Glycine_max_v4.0, whole genome shotgun sequence genomic DNA includes:
- the LOC100796311 gene encoding peroxidase 5, producing MDNTPRLLQSVSSLILILSISSLASASLKVGFYSSTCPSAEAIVRSAVEKAISANPGIAAGLIRMHFHDCFVRGCDGSVLLASRPGNPISERDNLVNNPSLRGFEVIEEAKNQIEDACPQTVSCADILAFAARDSVSKVGGINYDVPSGRRDGGVSIGGEVIGNLPGPSFSADELVSSFSRKGLSADEMVTLSGAHSIGVSHCGSFSNRLYSFSDTATQDPSLDSSYAETLKGKCPPPPPTSDPTVSLEPSTPIRLDSKYYEALINHRGLLTSDQTLYTSQSTRAMVESNAYNAASWAEKFALAMVRMGSIEVLTGSDGEIRKQCSFVN from the exons ATGGATAATACTCCCAGATTGCTTCAATCGGTTTCAAGCTTGATTCTGATTCTAAGCATTTCATCATTGGCCTCAGCATCTCTGAAAGTGGGTTTCTATAGCTCAACGTGTCCATCTGCTGAGGCAATAGTGAGAAGCGCAGTAGAGAAAGCAATATCTGCCAACCCAGGCATAGCTGCTGGTCTCATCAGAATGCATTTCCATGATTGCTTTGTCAGG GGTTGTGATGGTTCTGTGTTACTAGCATCTAGACCGGGTAATCCAATATCCGAAAGAGACAATTTGGTTAACAACCCAAGCTTGCGTGGCTTCGAGGTGATTGAGGAAGCCAAAAATCAAATAGAGGATGCATGTCCTCAAACAGTATCATGTGCAGACATATTGGCATTCGCAGCACGAGACAGTGTTTCGAAGGTTGGTGGCATAAACTACGACGTTCCATCCGGACGCAGAGATGGTGGCGTCTCAATCGGCGGTGAAGTGATAGGCAATCTTCCAGGACCATCCTTCAGTGCTGATGAACTTGTTAGTAGTTTTTCTCGAAAGGGGTTGTCAGCAGATGAAATGGTGACACTCTCAGGAGCGCATTCAATCGGTGTATCCCATTGTGGCTCCTTCTCAAATCGCTTATACTCTTTCAGTGACACAGCTACACAAGATCCCTCATTGGACTCTTCATATGCTGAAACGTTGAAAGGAAAGTGTCCCCCACCACCCCCCACCTCAGACCCAACAGTGTCTCTTGAACCTTCCACGCCTATTCGTTTGGACAGTAAATACTATGAGGCATTAATCAACCACCGTGGCTTGTTGACGTCGGATCAGACGTTGTACACGAGCCAATCCACAAGGGCAATGGTTGAAAGCAACGCATACAATGCTGCAAGTTGGGCTGAGAAATTTGCCCTAGCAATGGTGCGCATGGGTTCTATAGAAGTGCTTACTGGCTCCGATGGTGAGATCAGGAAGCAGTGCAgctttgttaattaa